The following are encoded in a window of Haloarcula halophila genomic DNA:
- a CDS encoding formate/nitrite transporter family protein, with product MSDPDAQDPEESVREAVERSRSGAPAVGSVVRDRFSSDEVFQRIVAAADEEITAGSRELFFSALAGGFAITITFMLYVSMKTSTGSDPILSALLYPLGFIYIIIGGYQLYTENTLPPVALTLERLASIPALLRNWIVVLAGNFTGGAMGAAALAFGGVLSADAGMVAAGIAQEGVATAWWSLFSKAAFAGLIVAGVVWVEYAARDTISRLVVVYLAFLAIPLGGLYHSVVSFTEMIYLVLLGDLAVTVGLVEFVLPVLLGNTVGGVVLVTVVNYFQTTEERLASARFEGAERQLSVSEWLLGGLAGRSYVPLLDPEDAPAVHDSGSYRILVPILNPRTETDLVRLACTLASQREDAVVTPVHIVQTPAGGRGYDTKQRQQIVDESTKLLDELEAVADEYEVAYESSTVVSQRSFETLFEVARRHQADQVVMQWGDNRVWGAGKAGGSLSDLTRELPCDFLVLKNRGFDPSRILLPTEGGLNCELSAEVATTLQSAVGAELSLLHVVDGQHEREAGEQFLADWAREHDLESATQTVDDTGDVETAIAREARAHSLVVIGATERGLLSRLVHDSLNLSVIDEMECSVLLTERATQRSFTERLFGRR from the coding sequence ATGAGCGATCCCGACGCACAGGACCCCGAGGAGTCGGTTCGTGAGGCCGTCGAACGGTCGCGGAGTGGTGCACCCGCGGTCGGGAGTGTCGTTCGTGACCGCTTCTCCTCGGACGAGGTGTTCCAGCGGATCGTCGCAGCTGCCGACGAGGAGATCACGGCAGGCTCCCGGGAGCTGTTTTTCAGCGCCCTCGCCGGTGGGTTCGCGATCACCATCACGTTCATGCTGTACGTCTCGATGAAGACGTCGACCGGCTCGGACCCGATACTGAGCGCGCTGCTCTACCCGCTGGGGTTCATCTACATCATCATCGGCGGCTATCAACTCTACACCGAGAACACGCTGCCACCGGTCGCACTGACACTGGAACGGCTGGCGAGTATCCCGGCGCTCCTCCGTAACTGGATCGTCGTGCTCGCCGGGAACTTCACCGGTGGGGCGATGGGTGCCGCGGCGCTGGCCTTCGGCGGCGTGCTCTCCGCGGACGCGGGGATGGTCGCGGCCGGCATCGCACAGGAGGGGGTCGCCACGGCCTGGTGGAGCCTGTTCAGTAAGGCCGCCTTCGCCGGGCTGATCGTCGCCGGTGTCGTTTGGGTCGAGTACGCGGCCCGGGACACCATCTCCCGGCTCGTGGTCGTCTATCTCGCCTTCCTCGCGATCCCGCTCGGCGGATTGTACCACTCCGTCGTCTCCTTCACCGAGATGATCTACCTGGTGTTGCTCGGGGATCTCGCGGTCACCGTCGGCCTCGTCGAGTTCGTCCTGCCGGTGTTGCTGGGCAACACTGTCGGTGGCGTCGTCCTCGTCACGGTCGTCAACTACTTCCAGACGACGGAGGAACGGCTCGCCTCGGCACGGTTCGAAGGTGCCGAACGGCAACTCTCCGTCTCGGAGTGGCTCCTCGGCGGGCTCGCGGGGCGATCGTACGTCCCACTGCTCGACCCGGAAGACGCCCCCGCAGTCCACGATAGCGGGTCCTATCGCATCCTCGTCCCGATCCTGAACCCTCGCACGGAGACGGACCTCGTCAGGCTGGCGTGTACACTGGCGAGCCAGCGGGAAGACGCGGTGGTCACCCCGGTCCACATCGTCCAGACGCCGGCCGGCGGACGAGGATACGACACCAAGCAACGCCAGCAGATCGTCGACGAGTCGACGAAACTGCTCGACGAACTGGAAGCAGTCGCCGACGAGTACGAGGTCGCGTACGAGAGTTCGACTGTCGTCTCCCAGCGCTCGTTCGAGACGCTGTTCGAGGTCGCACGCCGGCACCAGGCGGACCAGGTCGTGATGCAGTGGGGAGACAACAGAGTGTGGGGTGCCGGGAAAGCCGGGGGATCGCTCAGTGATCTCACCCGCGAACTCCCCTGTGACTTCCTCGTCCTCAAGAACCGCGGGTTCGACCCGTCGCGGATCTTGCTCCCGACCGAGGGCGGGCTCAACTGCGAGTTGAGCGCGGAGGTCGCCACCACCCTCCAGTCAGCGGTCGGGGCCGAACTGTCGCTGTTACACGTCGTCGACGGCCAGCACGAACGCGAAGCGGGCGAGCAGTTCCTGGCGGACTGGGCCCGCGAACACGATCTCGAATCGGCCACCCAGACCGTCGACGACACCGGTGATGTCGAGACCGCGATCGCTCGCGAGGCACGGGCACACTCGCTCGTGGTCATCGGCGCCACCGAACGCGGACTCCTCTCGCGGCTCGTCCACGATTCGCTCAACCTCTCCGTGATCGACGAGATGGAGTGTTCGGTCCTCCTCACAGAGCGGGCGACACAGCGGTCGTTCACCGAGCGGCTGTTCGGTCGCCGGTGA
- a CDS encoding DUF7537 family lipoprotein: protein MSDSWPALALLGLVLLAGCDGFAGLDGTTATESRTPAPVPEDSTVAPGVPATDGETTVIDADRLLAADTEHRSATGYRLNRTVTIRGTNWTTRIDRDRRVAANGTLFERVEINSSGPLSPTIGQSELWTNGSTVYVRTFDGDGTRIEQGPFPSAPGHFRQWTMLREQVLADGTYEVEPTADGAVLRSRELPTLPAALVPLSVREPRNVTARVAVTEAGLIRSLRVQYDTTVRGEPVRVTIRHRLGAVGNTSVDRPAWVS, encoded by the coding sequence ATGTCCGATTCCTGGCCCGCGCTGGCGCTACTCGGTCTGGTGCTGCTGGCGGGGTGTGACGGGTTTGCCGGTCTCGACGGTACGACGGCGACTGAGAGCCGGACACCGGCACCGGTCCCGGAGGATTCGACAGTGGCACCGGGGGTGCCCGCGACGGACGGGGAGACGACAGTCATCGACGCCGACCGGCTGCTCGCGGCCGACACGGAACATCGCTCGGCGACCGGCTACCGCCTGAACCGGACGGTGACCATCCGCGGGACGAACTGGACGACCCGGATCGACCGGGACCGGCGGGTCGCCGCCAACGGAACGCTGTTCGAGCGCGTCGAGATCAACAGTTCCGGCCCGTTGTCGCCCACGATCGGGCAGAGCGAGCTCTGGACCAACGGCTCGACGGTGTACGTCCGTACGTTCGACGGGGACGGTACCCGCATCGAGCAGGGACCGTTCCCATCAGCTCCCGGACACTTCCGGCAGTGGACGATGCTCCGCGAGCAGGTGCTCGCGGACGGCACGTACGAGGTCGAACCGACCGCCGACGGAGCCGTCCTCCGGTCGAGGGAGCTGCCGACCCTGCCGGCAGCATTGGTCCCGCTCTCGGTACGCGAGCCACGGAACGTGACCGCACGGGTAGCCGTGACAGAGGCGGGACTGATCCGATCACTCCGGGTCCAGTACGACACGACCGTCCGCGGCGAGCCGGTCCGAGTGACGATCCGGCATCGGCTCGGGGCGGTCGGGAACACGAGCGTCGACCGTCCGGCCTGGGTCTCCTAA
- a CDS encoding substrate-binding domain-containing protein — protein sequence MSDDKASGTGVSRRKFLLTSGAIGAAGLAGCSGGDGGSDGGSGSDGGSGSDGGSGSDGGSGSDGGDGGMNTDLLTAEGSSTVYPISNKGASYWNANAPPSDGEYWGSNDEGSVPGWSEIETDEYLADYFAGLYGFEQTGERSNPPFNATVSLSHSGTGCKAVRDGLVDIGNSSGPITAELGISDSEAQEQFVDHVVGRDGQPVVVSSDIYDAGVTQLTGEQIRQIYQDEITNWSEVGGPDQEIFCIGRAEGSGTDTSFRLNMLGSADASMEGVDSRFGQNQQVAEAVANNDGAIAYMALAFTSESVQPIGIEFEGTLYEPNKDAENTIFDSAYPLNRDLHMYTKITEDTPSGTDLREGAFLNMFLTQFGQIVFVEQNNYIPLPTSDIESEAEKLPDQA from the coding sequence ATGTCAGACGACAAAGCGTCCGGCACTGGCGTATCACGGCGAAAGTTCCTCCTCACTTCAGGCGCCATCGGGGCGGCAGGGCTGGCTGGGTGTTCCGGTGGCGATGGTGGCAGTGACGGTGGAAGCGGGAGCGACGGCGGGAGCGGCAGTGACGGTGGAAGCGGGAGCGATGGTGGAAGCGGTAGCGACGGTGGCGACGGGGGAATGAACACGGACCTGCTCACAGCCGAGGGGTCCTCGACAGTGTACCCCATCTCGAACAAGGGTGCCTCCTACTGGAACGCCAACGCGCCCCCGAGTGACGGCGAGTACTGGGGGTCGAACGACGAGGGCTCCGTTCCCGGCTGGAGCGAGATCGAGACGGACGAATACCTCGCCGACTACTTCGCGGGACTGTACGGCTTCGAACAGACGGGCGAGCGCTCGAACCCGCCGTTCAACGCGACAGTCAGTCTGAGCCACTCCGGGACGGGCTGTAAGGCGGTCCGGGACGGATTGGTCGACATCGGCAACTCCTCGGGTCCGATCACGGCCGAGCTCGGCATCAGCGACTCCGAAGCCCAGGAGCAGTTCGTCGACCACGTCGTGGGCCGCGACGGCCAGCCGGTCGTCGTGAGCAGCGACATCTACGACGCCGGCGTCACGCAACTCACCGGCGAGCAGATCCGCCAGATCTACCAGGACGAGATCACCAACTGGTCCGAGGTCGGCGGCCCGGACCAGGAGATATTCTGTATCGGCCGCGCGGAAGGGTCGGGCACCGACACGTCGTTCCGACTCAACATGCTCGGTAGCGCCGACGCATCGATGGAAGGCGTCGACTCCCGGTTCGGCCAGAACCAGCAGGTCGCCGAGGCCGTCGCCAACAACGACGGCGCCATCGCGTACATGGCACTGGCGTTCACCAGCGAGTCGGTCCAACCGATCGGCATCGAGTTCGAAGGGACGCTGTACGAGCCGAACAAGGACGCCGAGAACACCATCTTCGACAGCGCGTACCCGCTGAACCGGGACCTGCACATGTACACGAAGATCACGGAAGACACCCCCAGCGGGACGGATCTGCGCGAGGGGGCCTTCCTGAACATGTTCCTGACACAGTTCGGACAGATCGTCTTCGTCGAGCAGAACAACTACATCCCGCTCCCGACCAGCGACATCGAGTCCGAGGCCGAAAAGCTGCCGGACCAGGCCTGA
- the pstC gene encoding phosphate ABC transporter permease subunit PstC, translating into MTRTSNEAGAGTGALARRRRQLRDFVTETEPAALVTVGVMAVALVATLAGFLAVSPLTIVPFAVFLGSAGYGWARHQGLTAQVLTFSMMVSTIMILLLIVVFISVESIPVVQYESVTVFGVAVPGLRLFTQTQWDAVSPPIRYSMVPMIHGTVMVTTIATAVAAPLGVAAALFLSEIAPATVREVVKPGVEILAGIPSIIYGFIGFTILSPWAADQFRTTGQGSYLFVGIVVGLMALPTVVSVAEDALSSVPESMKSGSLAMGTTDWQTMTSITLPAAFSGVSAAVLLGVGRAIGETMAATVMLRGVPQLTEPLYNVFYGQETLTSLIANNYGEADGLQMDALFIAGVILFVTVLFISIGAQYIEWRMRRKLGGEI; encoded by the coding sequence ATGACACGTACATCGAACGAGGCAGGCGCCGGAACGGGCGCGCTGGCGCGGCGGCGCCGGCAGCTCCGTGATTTCGTCACCGAAACCGAGCCGGCGGCGCTGGTTACGGTCGGCGTGATGGCGGTCGCGCTGGTGGCGACACTCGCCGGGTTCCTCGCGGTTTCTCCGCTGACGATCGTTCCGTTCGCCGTCTTCCTGGGCAGCGCTGGATACGGCTGGGCACGGCACCAGGGGCTGACCGCCCAGGTGCTGACGTTCTCGATGATGGTCTCGACGATCATGATACTGCTGTTGATCGTCGTCTTCATCTCCGTCGAGTCGATCCCGGTCGTCCAGTACGAGAGTGTGACGGTGTTCGGCGTCGCCGTCCCCGGACTACGGTTGTTCACGCAGACACAGTGGGACGCCGTCTCCCCCCCGATCCGGTACTCGATGGTACCGATGATCCACGGGACAGTGATGGTGACGACCATCGCGACGGCCGTCGCCGCGCCGCTCGGGGTCGCCGCGGCACTGTTCCTCTCGGAGATCGCCCCCGCGACCGTCCGTGAAGTCGTCAAACCGGGCGTGGAGATCCTCGCAGGGATCCCCTCCATCATCTACGGGTTCATCGGGTTCACCATCCTGAGCCCGTGGGCGGCCGACCAGTTCCGGACCACCGGCCAGGGGTCGTACCTGTTCGTCGGAATCGTCGTCGGGCTGATGGCGCTGCCGACGGTCGTCTCCGTCGCGGAGGACGCCCTGTCGAGCGTCCCCGAATCGATGAAGAGCGGCTCGCTCGCGATGGGGACCACCGACTGGCAGACGATGACCTCGATCACGCTACCGGCGGCGTTCTCGGGGGTCTCAGCGGCAGTCCTCCTGGGCGTCGGACGGGCCATCGGCGAGACGATGGCCGCGACGGTCATGCTTCGGGGGGTCCCGCAACTGACCGAACCGCTGTACAACGTCTTCTACGGCCAGGAGACGCTCACCTCGCTCATCGCCAACAACTACGGCGAGGCCGACGGGCTCCAGATGGACGCCCTGTTCATCGCCGGCGTCATCCTGTTCGTCACGGTGTTGTTCATCTCCATCGGGGCACAGTACATCGAGTGGCGGATGCGCCGGAAACTAGGGGGTGAGATCTGA
- the pstA gene encoding phosphate ABC transporter permease PstA, with product MAGATKTNLVTGDVSETNAVAAGAVALSALLFALSLAALFEVITISDPVAGVPVVTLLGLILVTLGGAVITFGIGSFLGYVETQPSPSAGLVAATVFSAIWFAVGGLVASQTLGFGGLTWLPVAALAGGSAFALTALPREDIGSTLPAGALTLLTGLAFVTGTIGPAWAWELSFEQQASFTAEFVIPMATLFAALISGWAAAKAYGGFGARGRHMGAYVLIYLNASSIVGVLFVLVAFTTMKGVPGLLTGAELGTGPDVTLFGLTVGLPFSVPFVMNGVALLNDFQGVLPAIVGTIWLVIGAVLFAVPLGVGAAIFLTEYAERGRLTQAVEVATNGLWSTPSIVFGLFGFAFLIPRFGGNKSLISGMLTLGFMLLPLVLITSREAILAVPDEYRDASAALGVTKWQTIRSVVLPAALPGVVTGVILGVGRIAGETAPILLTMTGGTFVPGGSTVDVIGGFQFTGTPPFVANPELLQATTALPFQLYALITAGVGLGDNVTNPEQFQWATALMLLVVVLSFYAIGIGARYYFRRRLQS from the coding sequence ATGGCCGGTGCGACGAAGACGAACCTCGTCACGGGCGACGTCTCGGAGACGAACGCGGTCGCGGCGGGTGCGGTCGCGCTCTCGGCGCTCCTGTTCGCCCTCTCGCTGGCGGCGCTGTTCGAGGTCATCACCATCAGCGACCCGGTCGCGGGCGTGCCGGTCGTCACGCTGCTGGGCCTGATCCTCGTGACCCTGGGCGGCGCCGTGATCACCTTCGGGATCGGCTCGTTCCTGGGCTACGTCGAGACACAACCGAGCCCGAGCGCCGGGCTGGTCGCGGCGACGGTCTTCTCGGCGATCTGGTTCGCCGTCGGAGGGCTGGTCGCCTCCCAGACGCTCGGGTTCGGGGGACTGACGTGGCTGCCAGTCGCCGCCCTCGCCGGCGGTAGCGCGTTCGCGCTGACCGCGCTGCCCCGTGAGGACATCGGCTCGACGCTTCCGGCAGGTGCGCTCACGCTGCTGACGGGGCTCGCCTTCGTCACGGGGACGATCGGGCCGGCCTGGGCGTGGGAGCTGAGCTTCGAGCAACAGGCCTCGTTCACCGCCGAGTTCGTCATCCCCATGGCGACGCTGTTCGCGGCACTCATCTCGGGCTGGGCCGCTGCGAAGGCTTACGGCGGATTCGGCGCCCGCGGTCGGCACATGGGCGCGTACGTACTCATCTACCTGAACGCGAGCTCCATCGTCGGCGTGCTGTTCGTGCTGGTCGCGTTCACGACCATGAAGGGGGTTCCGGGGCTACTGACCGGCGCCGAACTGGGGACGGGACCGGACGTGACCCTGTTCGGTCTCACGGTCGGGCTGCCGTTCTCGGTCCCGTTCGTGATGAACGGGGTGGCGCTGCTCAACGACTTCCAGGGCGTCCTCCCGGCGATCGTCGGCACGATCTGGCTCGTGATCGGCGCGGTGCTGTTCGCGGTGCCCCTGGGTGTCGGCGCGGCGATCTTCCTCACCGAGTACGCCGAGCGCGGCCGGCTCACCCAGGCCGTCGAGGTGGCGACCAACGGGCTCTGGAGCACGCCGAGCATCGTGTTCGGCCTGTTCGGGTTCGCCTTCCTCATCCCGCGGTTCGGGGGGAACAAGTCGCTGATCTCGGGGATGCTCACGCTCGGGTTCATGCTCCTCCCGCTGGTGCTCATCACGAGCCGGGAGGCGATCCTCGCGGTGCCGGACGAGTACCGCGACGCGAGCGCCGCGCTGGGTGTCACGAAGTGGCAGACGATACGCAGCGTGGTCCTCCCGGCCGCGCTCCCGGGCGTCGTCACGGGCGTCATCCTCGGTGTCGGTCGGATCGCCGGCGAGACGGCCCCCATCCTGCTGACGATGACCGGCGGGACGTTCGTGCCCGGCGGGTCGACGGTCGACGTGATCGGCGGGTTCCAGTTCACGGGCACCCCGCCGTTCGTCGCCAACCCCGAACTGCTACAGGCGACGACGGCGCTCCCGTTCCAGTTGTACGCCCTCATCACGGCCGGCGTCGGTCTCGGTGACAACGTCACCAACCCCGAACAGTTCCAGTGGGCGACGGCACTGATGTTGCTCGTGGTGGTGCTGTCGTTCTACGCGATCGGCATCGGCGCGCGGTACTACTTCCGGAGGCGACTTCAATCATGA
- the pstB gene encoding phosphate ABC transporter ATP-binding protein PstB — MSETTETTGQTGIESDQPLETTSGETEEQVREEWREYEFDGRTKLAAEDLDVYYGDDHALKEVSIEIPENSVTALIGPSGCGKSTFLRCLNRMNDRIRSAEIDGSVEIDGQEIYQEGVNLVELRKRVGMVFQSPNPFPKSIRENISYGPEKHGDLQTGLLARLLNRSDAAEREQLVEQCLRDAALWDEVQDRLDDNALGLSGGQQQRLCIARCLSVDPEVILMDEPASALDPIATSKIEDLIAQLSEEYTVVIVTHNMQQAARISDQTAVFLTGGELVEYDDTEKIFESPESQRVEDYITGKFG, encoded by the coding sequence ATGAGTGAAACGACAGAGACGACAGGACAGACAGGCATCGAGTCGGACCAACCCCTCGAAACGACGAGCGGTGAAACCGAGGAGCAGGTCCGGGAGGAGTGGCGCGAGTACGAGTTCGACGGTCGGACGAAACTCGCCGCAGAGGATCTCGACGTCTACTACGGCGACGACCACGCGCTGAAAGAGGTCTCCATCGAGATCCCGGAGAACAGCGTCACCGCGCTCATCGGCCCCTCTGGTTGTGGGAAGTCGACGTTCCTCCGGTGTCTCAACCGGATGAACGACCGTATCCGGAGCGCCGAGATCGACGGCTCCGTCGAGATCGACGGGCAGGAGATCTACCAGGAAGGGGTGAACCTGGTCGAACTACGCAAGCGCGTCGGGATGGTGTTCCAGTCGCCGAACCCGTTCCCGAAGTCGATCCGGGAGAACATCTCGTACGGCCCCGAAAAGCACGGTGACCTCCAGACGGGGCTGCTGGCACGGCTGCTCAACAGGAGCGACGCGGCCGAGCGCGAGCAACTCGTCGAGCAGTGTCTCCGCGACGCGGCGCTGTGGGACGAGGTGCAGGACCGCCTCGACGACAACGCGCTCGGGCTCTCCGGTGGCCAGCAACAGCGCCTCTGTATCGCTCGGTGTCTGTCGGTCGATCCCGAGGTGATCCTGATGGACGAGCCGGCGTCGGCGCTCGATCCGATCGCGACTTCGAAGATCGAGGACCTCATCGCCCAACTGAGCGAGGAGTACACGGTCGTCATCGTCACCCACAACATGCAGCAGGCCGCCCGGATCTCCGACCAGACGGCCGTCTTCCTCACCGGCGGCGAACTCGTCGAGTACGACGACACGGAGAAGATCTTCGAGAGCCCCGAGAGCCAACGCGTCGAGGACTACATCACCGGCAAGTTCGGGTGA
- the phoU gene encoding phosphate signaling complex protein PhoU — protein sequence MSRESYQERLATLRADVVGMGDLVGERLELALESIRTGDEELARTVIDGDDEVNDLYLDLEGDCIDLFALQQPVATDLRFVATSFKVITDLERIGDLATNLANYGLAATGEILPEVAIEEIGADAVALVERALEAYRTDDADACRTIAADDDEIDALCQHASETVVRDLIEREATDDQLWSIEELLDDVSRVLLTIRDLERIADHAVNIAARTLYMVDSSTELIY from the coding sequence ATGTCACGCGAGTCCTACCAGGAGCGGCTGGCGACGCTGCGGGCGGACGTAGTCGGAATGGGTGATCTCGTCGGCGAGCGCCTGGAGCTGGCATTGGAGAGTATTCGGACCGGTGACGAGGAACTGGCCCGGACGGTTATCGACGGCGACGACGAGGTCAACGACCTGTACCTCGACCTCGAAGGCGACTGCATCGACCTCTTTGCCCTCCAGCAACCGGTCGCGACGGACCTCCGGTTCGTGGCGACCTCGTTCAAAGTGATCACGGACCTCGAACGGATCGGCGACCTGGCGACGAACCTCGCCAACTACGGGCTCGCAGCCACCGGCGAGATCCTCCCCGAGGTCGCCATCGAGGAGATCGGGGCCGACGCAGTGGCTCTCGTCGAACGGGCACTGGAAGCGTACCGGACCGACGACGCCGACGCCTGTCGGACGATCGCGGCCGACGACGACGAGATCGACGCGCTCTGTCAACACGCCAGCGAGACCGTCGTCCGGGACCTCATCGAGCGGGAGGCGACCGACGACCAACTCTGGTCGATCGAGGAACTGCTCGACGACGTCTCACGAGTCTTGCTGACGATCCGGGATCTGGAACGGATCGCCGACCACGCGGTCAACATCGCAGCACGAACACTGTACATGGTCGATTCGAGCACGGAACTCATCTACTGA
- a CDS encoding phosphate signaling complex PhoU family protein: METRKIQQVGGGTYTVSLPKEWAEQAEVSAGTVVDLHTHIDGLLVVQAGDCDRGVTSPIEIQVPPEDADAVEQSLRAAYAAGAESIRLTAPEGFTDSQRRAIDRVARNLTGVAVAEESATEVTVRTMLDATEVSITQSVRQLQFVALSMHRDAVAALTGAGGVDQPADRDDQADRLYAMIERHFERGLAKLDEVDALGLTRPELFQLWATARELERVADHAERIACVAARLESPVAGDLADDIDGIAATAQRTVEEAVRVVIDDAGVDTAHQALSDRDRVRTDVADLDRRLFEAPESDYRLTHVVDSLQRTAEHGGNVAELGLRSALREDSLAPAAEPADAND; this comes from the coding sequence ATGGAGACACGCAAGATCCAACAGGTCGGTGGCGGAACGTACACCGTCTCGCTCCCGAAGGAGTGGGCCGAACAGGCGGAGGTCTCCGCCGGCACCGTCGTGGACCTCCACACGCATATCGACGGGTTACTCGTCGTCCAGGCCGGCGACTGTGATCGCGGCGTGACCAGCCCCATCGAGATTCAGGTTCCCCCCGAGGACGCCGACGCCGTCGAACAGTCGCTTCGGGCGGCATACGCCGCCGGAGCCGAATCGATACGGCTCACAGCGCCCGAGGGCTTTACCGACAGTCAACGACGAGCCATCGACCGGGTCGCCCGGAACCTGACCGGAGTCGCCGTCGCCGAGGAATCGGCGACCGAGGTGACGGTCCGTACGATGCTCGACGCGACGGAGGTCTCGATCACACAGTCAGTCCGGCAACTCCAGTTCGTCGCGCTCTCGATGCACCGGGACGCCGTCGCAGCGCTGACCGGCGCCGGCGGGGTCGACCAGCCCGCCGACCGGGACGACCAGGCCGACCGGTTGTACGCGATGATCGAACGGCACTTCGAGCGCGGCCTCGCGAAACTCGACGAGGTCGACGCCCTCGGTCTCACCCGGCCCGAACTGTTCCAGTTGTGGGCGACGGCTCGTGAACTCGAACGGGTCGCCGACCACGCCGAGCGGATCGCCTGCGTGGCCGCCCGGTTGGAATCGCCGGTCGCCGGCGACCTCGCGGACGACATCGACGGGATCGCTGCCACGGCACAACGCACGGTCGAGGAGGCGGTCCGTGTCGTCATCGACGACGCCGGCGTCGACACCGCCCACCAGGCACTGAGTGATCGGGACCGCGTCCGGACCGACGTGGCGGACCTCGACCGGCGACTGTTCGAGGCCCCCGAGAGCGACTACCGGCTCACACACGTCGTCGATAGCCTCCAGCGCACCGCCGAACACGGCGGTAACGTCGCCGAACTCGGCCTCCGGAGCGCACTCCGTGAGGACTCGCTGGCCCCGGCTGCGGAGCCGGCCGACGCCAACGACTGA
- a CDS encoding MBL fold metallo-hydrolase produces the protein MTVRHDGLAVEWLGYATIRLAGDDTVVYMDPGRYGVLTGEWEPFEEGIGHPPARDYDARDGDIVCVSHVHHYDPDAIERVAAPDATVVAFEGIEGRARERDLRPLADLPYEVRQIGSADQLGVEGTDIWTTPAYNEPDGPHTRPDGTPYHPEGFGCGFLAVVDGTHCFWPGDTDVLPGHRTVETSLFCPPIGQRFTMDRKEAAGLAATIDPDLVVPVHYNTFSTLAADSRAFAADVASAGVPVALDEQ, from the coding sequence ATGACGGTCAGACACGACGGACTCGCCGTCGAGTGGCTCGGGTACGCGACGATCAGGCTCGCCGGCGACGACACGGTCGTCTACATGGACCCGGGCCGGTACGGCGTCCTGACCGGCGAGTGGGAACCCTTCGAGGAAGGTATCGGCCACCCGCCGGCACGCGACTACGACGCCCGCGACGGCGACATCGTCTGTGTCAGCCACGTCCATCACTACGATCCCGACGCCATCGAACGGGTCGCCGCCCCCGATGCGACGGTCGTCGCCTTCGAGGGGATCGAGGGGCGTGCGCGCGAACGTGATCTCCGACCACTCGCGGATCTCCCCTACGAAGTCCGGCAGATCGGTTCCGCCGACCAACTCGGCGTCGAGGGGACAGACATCTGGACGACGCCGGCGTACAACGAACCGGACGGCCCACACACCCGTCCCGACGGGACCCCCTACCACCCCGAGGGCTTCGGCTGTGGCTTCCTGGCGGTCGTCGACGGGACCCACTGCTTCTGGCCAGGCGATACGGACGTGTTACCCGGACACCGAACGGTGGAGACCTCGTTGTTCTGTCCGCCGATCGGTCAGCGGTTCACGATGGACCGCAAGGAGGCCGCGGGACTGGCGGCGACGATCGACCCCGACCTGGTCGTTCCGGTCCACTACAACACCTTCTCGACGCTCGCTGCCGACTCGCGGGCCTTCGCCGCCGACGTGGCCAGCGCCGGCGTCCCGGTCGCCTTAGACGAGCAGTGA